A stretch of the Papaver somniferum cultivar HN1 chromosome 6, ASM357369v1, whole genome shotgun sequence genome encodes the following:
- the LOC113288533 gene encoding cingulin-like isoform X1, which yields MEERLNNNASLISRIQQLEQERDALHKDIEQLCMQQSGPGFLAIATRLHFQRTAGLEQDIENLRKKLLACTRDNHNLQEELSEVYKIKNQLADLHSAEASKHLEAEKQLKFFQGCVASAFAERDHSIMEAEKAKETEEAMLQKLNDLQERVQELTSEDLEEKKRHTDLQIESVKLKEQNELFKQVIDKFFEIRQSSLGVLDDCDFENKCEYLLRDDPEMWSFDEDKEASTSSYIVMLEKELESLNNSVGSLRNQAAMGLDIEDHLKKKVRELEKEKILLYDAMKSQILELRHFHTQNRFEVTSFLEQEKNQFNSILDAVQERIQFQASLMKSSEHEQTVAKLDDLECRDVHITTDTGLVPQSPPALPKALGDEVGDTSDALAQALQEKVSALLLLSQQDERQLLERNVNAALQEKMDELQKNLLQVTNEKVKALLELAQLRQEYQVLQEDIIHERKQGNHLADTGEKNISTQEREVGKLTNLLKKTYLSRWVGRQDPNETGGQTNNKSNNSVDYARLRVENATLKESIETMEHLTSSIHRLRLSLVKAKDSSISLDPVTDTIQALNDVINEAKLIKTALGSSLPVSWSSEAENETQIPDISESSTDTSSERPDFVSTSGLEMVELLILAAQTLVANVNLLSVLPSQHE from the exons ATGGAGGAAAGACTAAATAATAACGCGTCCTTGATTTCACGTATTCAACAGTTGGAACAAG agCGTGATGCACTGCACAAAGATATTGAGCAATTGTGCATGCAGCAATCTGGTCCTGGGTTTCTTGCCATAGCTACGCGATTACATTTCCAAAG GACAGCTGGCTTGGAGCAGGATATCGAGAACTTGAGGAAGAAGTTACTTGCTTGCACAAGAGACAATCATAATCTTCAGGAGGAACTCTCAGAAGTTTACAAGATCAAA AACCAGTTGGCAGATCTACACAGTGCAGAGGCCTCAAAG CATTTAGAAGCTGAGAAGCAGCTTAAATTTTTCCAAGGTTGTGTAGCTTCTGCATTTGCTGAAAGGGATCACTCTATAATGGAG GCTGAGAAGGCAAAGGAAACAGAGGAAGCCATGCTGCAGAAACTAAATGACTTGCAAGAGAG AGTACAGGAGCTTACTTCAGAggatcttgaagaaaaaaaacgtcACACAGACCTGCAAATTGAGTCAGTGAAGCTAAAAGAGCAGAATGAACTTTTTAAGCAG GTTATTGACAAGTTCTTTGAGATTCGTCAAAGCTCTCTTGGGGTTCTTGATGATTGTGACTTCGAAAATAAATGCGAATATCTTTTGCGAGATGATCCAGAGATGTGGAGTTTTGATGAAGATAAGGAAGCCTCCACCTCCAGTTACATT GTTATGTTAGAAAAAGAGCTGGAGTCATTGAACAATTCTGTGGGTAGTCTCCGAAATCAAGCTGCAATG GGATTGGATATTGAAGATCATCTGAAAAAGAAAGTTCGTGAATTGGAAAAAGAGAAG ATCCTCTTATATGATGCTATGAAGAGTCAGATACTGGAGTTGCGTCATTTCCATACTCAGAACAGATTTGAAGTCACGAGTTTCCTTGAGCAAGAGAAAAATCAGTTCAATTCAATACTTGATGCAGTACAAGAGAGGATACAGTTCCAGGCTAGCTTGATGAAAAGTTCTGAGCACGAACAGACAGTAGCGAAGTTAGATGACTTGGAATGTCGTGATGTTCATATAACTACGGATACCGGTTTGGTTCCTCAG AGTCCGCCTGCCTTACCAAAAGCTCTGGGTGATGAAGTGGGTGACACCTCAGATGCCCTTGCACAGGCACTGCAAGAAAAG GTTAGTGCATTGTTGCTTCTGTCTCAGCAAGATGAAAGACAGTTATTGGAGAGGAATGTCAATGCAGctttacaagaaaagatggatGAGCTGCAAAAGAACTTACTACAG GTGACAAACGAGAAGGTGAAAGCTCTTTTGGAGTTGGCACAACTAAGGCAGGAGTATCAAGTACTGCAAGA AGACATTATTCATGAAAGGAAACAAGGAAATCATTTAGCTGATACTGGGGAAAAGAACATTTCCACCCAGGAAAGAGAGGTGGGAAAATTGACAAACCTGCTGAAGAAAACATATCTTAGTCGTTGGGTGGGGAGACAAGACCCGAATGAAACCGGTGGTCAGACGAACAATAAGTCCAATAATTCCGTAGATTATGCAAG GTTGAGGGTTGAAAATGCAACTCTTAAAGAAAGCATAGAAACTATGGAGCACTTAACGTCTTCGATACACAGGCTCCGTCTATCACTTGTTAAG gCTAAAGATTCTTCAATATCGCTAGACCCAGTCACGGATACTATTCAAGCTCTAAACGACGTTATCAATGAGGCAAAGCTGATTAAAACAGCTCTTGGAAGTTCACTACCTGTTAGTTGGTCAAGCGAGGCGGAAAACGAAACTCAAATACCTGACATATCTGAAAGCAGCACAGATACCAGCAGTGAGAGACCTGACTTTGTCTCTACTTCCGGATTGGAGATGGTGGAGCTCTTAATACTGGCAGCTCAAACTCTAGTAGCAAACGTTAATCTGTTGTCAGTTTTACCATCCCAACATGAATAA
- the LOC113288534 gene encoding telomere repeat-binding factor 1-like isoform X2, giving the protein MGAPKQKWTSEEEAALKAGVVKHGAGKWRTILKDPQFSGILSLRSNVDLKDKWRNMSVTANGWGSREKARVALKRSHQMYKNGDDDDDHDGEDDLALSTVVQSDEEVYDVKPLAMTSQNLQINGPKKSLSRLENLILEAISSLNEPTGSNKTTIGIFIEDQYDAPPNFKKILSAKLKSMTANKKLIKVKRKYRIAPRPRFPSDGGNPGMLGLEGVGQRDIKPDITVRPTKIQVDADLAKMRNMTAEEAAAAAARAVAEAEASIAEAEEAAREADAADVDAEEAQAFAEAALMTLRNRNASKMKRDIVDATNKVQIR; this is encoded by the exons ATGGGCGCTCCGAAGCAGAAGTGGACATCTGAAGAAGAAGCTGCCCTAAAAGCTGGGGTAGTTAAACATGGGGCAGGCAAATGGCGAACTATACTGAAAGATCCTCAATTCAGTGGCATCTTGTCTTTGCGCTCGAATGTGGATCTCAAG gACAAGTGGAGAAACATGAGCGTGACTGCGAATGGTTGGGGGTCACGGGAGAAAGCTAGGGTAGCACTCAAAAGGAGTCATCAGATGTATAAAAATGGcgacgatgatgatgatcatGATGGCGAAGATGATTTGGCCCTTAGTACAGTCGTTCAGAGTGACGAAGAAGTTTATGATGTTAAACCTCTTGCAATGACTAGTCAAAATTTGCAGAttaatggtcccaaaaaatcattATCAAG GCTGGAGAATCTAATTTTAGAAGCAATAAGCAGTCTAAACGAGCCTACTGGGTCTAACAAGACTACTATTGGCATATTTATCGAG GATCAATACGATGCACCTCCAAACTTCAAAAAGATCTTGTCAGCAAAATTAAAGTCGATGACAGCAAACAAGAAGTTAATCAAG GTAAAGCGCAAGTACAGAATTGCACCAAGACCACGTTTCCCCTCAGATGGGGGAAACCCTGGAATGCTGGGTCTTGAAGGAGTTGGGCAGAGAGACATTAAACCAGATATTACTGTACGTCCAACAAAAATCCAGGTCGATGCAGATTTGGCGAAAATGAGGAATATGACAGCAGAGGaggctgctgcagctgctgctcgAGCAGTTGCAGAGGCAGAAGCTTCCATTGCAGAAGCTGAAGAGGCAGCAAGGGAGGCAGATGCAGCAGATGTTGATGCAGAGGAAGCTCAAGCTTTTGCTGAAGCTGCGTTGATGACTTTGAGAAACCGAAACGCATCGAAGATg AAAAGAGACATTGTGGATGCTACAAATAAAGTACAAATCAGATGA
- the LOC113288533 gene encoding autophagy-related protein 11-like isoform X2: MEAEKAKETEEAMLQKLNDLQERVQELTSEDLEEKKRHTDLQIESVKLKEQNELFKQVIDKFFEIRQSSLGVLDDCDFENKCEYLLRDDPEMWSFDEDKEASTSSYIVMLEKELESLNNSVGSLRNQAAMGLDIEDHLKKKVRELEKEKILLYDAMKSQILELRHFHTQNRFEVTSFLEQEKNQFNSILDAVQERIQFQASLMKSSEHEQTVAKLDDLECRDVHITTDTGLVPQSPPALPKALGDEVGDTSDALAQALQEKVSALLLLSQQDERQLLERNVNAALQEKMDELQKNLLQVTNEKVKALLELAQLRQEYQVLQEDIIHERKQGNHLADTGEKNISTQEREVGKLTNLLKKTYLSRWVGRQDPNETGGQTNNKSNNSVDYARLRVENATLKESIETMEHLTSSIHRLRLSLVKAKDSSISLDPVTDTIQALNDVINEAKLIKTALGSSLPVSWSSEAENETQIPDISESSTDTSSERPDFVSTSGLEMVELLILAAQTLVANVNLLSVLPSQHE, translated from the exons ATGGAG GCTGAGAAGGCAAAGGAAACAGAGGAAGCCATGCTGCAGAAACTAAATGACTTGCAAGAGAG AGTACAGGAGCTTACTTCAGAggatcttgaagaaaaaaaacgtcACACAGACCTGCAAATTGAGTCAGTGAAGCTAAAAGAGCAGAATGAACTTTTTAAGCAG GTTATTGACAAGTTCTTTGAGATTCGTCAAAGCTCTCTTGGGGTTCTTGATGATTGTGACTTCGAAAATAAATGCGAATATCTTTTGCGAGATGATCCAGAGATGTGGAGTTTTGATGAAGATAAGGAAGCCTCCACCTCCAGTTACATT GTTATGTTAGAAAAAGAGCTGGAGTCATTGAACAATTCTGTGGGTAGTCTCCGAAATCAAGCTGCAATG GGATTGGATATTGAAGATCATCTGAAAAAGAAAGTTCGTGAATTGGAAAAAGAGAAG ATCCTCTTATATGATGCTATGAAGAGTCAGATACTGGAGTTGCGTCATTTCCATACTCAGAACAGATTTGAAGTCACGAGTTTCCTTGAGCAAGAGAAAAATCAGTTCAATTCAATACTTGATGCAGTACAAGAGAGGATACAGTTCCAGGCTAGCTTGATGAAAAGTTCTGAGCACGAACAGACAGTAGCGAAGTTAGATGACTTGGAATGTCGTGATGTTCATATAACTACGGATACCGGTTTGGTTCCTCAG AGTCCGCCTGCCTTACCAAAAGCTCTGGGTGATGAAGTGGGTGACACCTCAGATGCCCTTGCACAGGCACTGCAAGAAAAG GTTAGTGCATTGTTGCTTCTGTCTCAGCAAGATGAAAGACAGTTATTGGAGAGGAATGTCAATGCAGctttacaagaaaagatggatGAGCTGCAAAAGAACTTACTACAG GTGACAAACGAGAAGGTGAAAGCTCTTTTGGAGTTGGCACAACTAAGGCAGGAGTATCAAGTACTGCAAGA AGACATTATTCATGAAAGGAAACAAGGAAATCATTTAGCTGATACTGGGGAAAAGAACATTTCCACCCAGGAAAGAGAGGTGGGAAAATTGACAAACCTGCTGAAGAAAACATATCTTAGTCGTTGGGTGGGGAGACAAGACCCGAATGAAACCGGTGGTCAGACGAACAATAAGTCCAATAATTCCGTAGATTATGCAAG GTTGAGGGTTGAAAATGCAACTCTTAAAGAAAGCATAGAAACTATGGAGCACTTAACGTCTTCGATACACAGGCTCCGTCTATCACTTGTTAAG gCTAAAGATTCTTCAATATCGCTAGACCCAGTCACGGATACTATTCAAGCTCTAAACGACGTTATCAATGAGGCAAAGCTGATTAAAACAGCTCTTGGAAGTTCACTACCTGTTAGTTGGTCAAGCGAGGCGGAAAACGAAACTCAAATACCTGACATATCTGAAAGCAGCACAGATACCAGCAGTGAGAGACCTGACTTTGTCTCTACTTCCGGATTGGAGATGGTGGAGCTCTTAATACTGGCAGCTCAAACTCTAGTAGCAAACGTTAATCTGTTGTCAGTTTTACCATCCCAACATGAATAA
- the LOC113288534 gene encoding telomere repeat-binding factor 1-like isoform X1 — MGAPKQKWTSEEEAALKAGVVKHGAGKWRTILKDPQFSGILSLRSNVDLKDKWRNMSVTANGWGSREKARVALKRSHQMYKNGDDDDDHDGEDDLALSTVVQSDEEVYDVKPLAMTSQNLQINGPKKSLSRLENLILEAISSLNEPTGSNKTTIGIFIEDQYDAPPNFKKILSAKLKSMTANKKLIKVKRKYRIAPRPRFPSDGGNPGMLGLEGVGQRDIKPDITVRPTKIQVDADLAKMRNMTAEEAAAAAARAVAEAEASIAEAEEAAREADAADVDAEEAQAFAEAALMTLRNRNASKMVILHVDESGRRKPVMDASLQLLSMKAE, encoded by the exons ATGGGCGCTCCGAAGCAGAAGTGGACATCTGAAGAAGAAGCTGCCCTAAAAGCTGGGGTAGTTAAACATGGGGCAGGCAAATGGCGAACTATACTGAAAGATCCTCAATTCAGTGGCATCTTGTCTTTGCGCTCGAATGTGGATCTCAAG gACAAGTGGAGAAACATGAGCGTGACTGCGAATGGTTGGGGGTCACGGGAGAAAGCTAGGGTAGCACTCAAAAGGAGTCATCAGATGTATAAAAATGGcgacgatgatgatgatcatGATGGCGAAGATGATTTGGCCCTTAGTACAGTCGTTCAGAGTGACGAAGAAGTTTATGATGTTAAACCTCTTGCAATGACTAGTCAAAATTTGCAGAttaatggtcccaaaaaatcattATCAAG GCTGGAGAATCTAATTTTAGAAGCAATAAGCAGTCTAAACGAGCCTACTGGGTCTAACAAGACTACTATTGGCATATTTATCGAG GATCAATACGATGCACCTCCAAACTTCAAAAAGATCTTGTCAGCAAAATTAAAGTCGATGACAGCAAACAAGAAGTTAATCAAG GTAAAGCGCAAGTACAGAATTGCACCAAGACCACGTTTCCCCTCAGATGGGGGAAACCCTGGAATGCTGGGTCTTGAAGGAGTTGGGCAGAGAGACATTAAACCAGATATTACTGTACGTCCAACAAAAATCCAGGTCGATGCAGATTTGGCGAAAATGAGGAATATGACAGCAGAGGaggctgctgcagctgctgctcgAGCAGTTGCAGAGGCAGAAGCTTCCATTGCAGAAGCTGAAGAGGCAGCAAGGGAGGCAGATGCAGCAGATGTTGATGCAGAGGAAGCTCAAGCTTTTGCTGAAGCTGCGTTGATGACTTTGAGAAACCGAAACGCATCGAAGATg GTAATACTGCATGTAGATGAGTCAGGCAGACGGAAGCCAGTCATGGATGCAAGCCTGCAACTTTTGAGCATGAAGGCTGAGTAA
- the LOC113288535 gene encoding F-box protein At3g12350-like encodes MTSSSSASSSSSSSSSFTDFPEDVQLCILSYLEPPEITSFSCTSKRFASLCQSDNKLWFSMCERKWGSNTHIKKWGNGQIHFKLLYRTLNRFEKLIGFWRRSGQQGNNTSITAGNGLIVPPPLVFFEWGESFITGSRVSPCKSGTYKVIKTPFLWLGISKRGEPLNFLDPECRFESPDDFVKIAEMGASSSTSDADLISVNISFMGSNHVIVEENLFGYSYSSPEGKKLLGFRRSPSSNDDLGVVIEDVTGWESTSPGSLPEHQTSEIYQYFANRTSPGGDRASRRQRRKDKERNGRRKWDSQHFVKIVNCAPTSGRPLQGLWKGICDDMSLEFYLVAYDDIGGVTCRKVGDSVEPFSGYSPVFWTSNTTFIESPLSCEEEYLYDSRIHLQPPIVNHICDHSPFIENEEVLRILNINSSYDLVIPDLAVSSVNPRQAEGRIWQYASGTFGFGFLRNNYIIDMKHIVLDGHLLDTAECCN; translated from the exons atgacttcttcttcttctgcttcatcatcatcatcatcatcatcatcattcacaGATTTCCCAGAAGATGTTCAGCTCTGTATCCTCTCCTACTTAGAACCACCAGAAATCACCTCATTTTCATGTACATCTAAACGATTTGCTTCTCTTTGTCAATCTGATAACAAACTATGGTTCTCAATGTGTGAAAGAAAATGGGGCTCAAATACTCACATCAAAAAATGGGGAAATGGGCAGATTCATTTCAAGCTTCTTTACAGAACCCTAAATCGATTTGAGAAACTGATTGGATTTTGGCGTAGAAGTGGACAACAAGGTAACAATACTAGTATTACTGCTGGTAATGGACTAATTGTTCCACCCCCTTTAGTTTTTTTTGAATGGGGTGAATCATTTATTACTGGTTCTAGGGTTTCACCTTGTAAATCAGGTACTTATAAAGTTATAAAGACTCCATTTTTATGGTTAGGGATTTCTAAAAGGGGTGAACCTTTGAATTTTCTTGACCCTGAATGTCGATTTGAATCTCCTGATGATTTTGTTAAGATAGCTGAGATGGGTGCATCTTCTTCTACTTCAGATGCAGATTTGATTAGTGTTAATATTAGTTTCATGGGTAGTAATCATGTTATTGTTGAGGAGAATCTGTTTGGTTATTCATATTCTTCTCCAGAAGGGAAGAAATTATTAGGATTTCGGAGAAGTCCTAGTTCTAATGATGATTTGGGGGTTGTTATAGAGGATGTGACTGGTTGGGAGAGTACATCTCCAGGAAGTTTGCCAGAACATCAAACATCAGAGATTTATCAGTATTTTGCGAATCGGACTAGTCCAGGAGGAGATAGGGCTTCTAGGAGGCAAAGGAGGAAAGATAAAGAACGTAATGGTAGGCGGAAATGGGATTCCCAGCATTTCGTAAAGATTGTAAATTGTGCTCCTACTTCTGGACGTCCCTTGCAGGGATTGTGGAAG GGAATCTGTGATGATATGAGCTTGGAATTTTATCTCGTGGCATACGATGACATTGGAGGTGTAACTTGCCGAAAGGTGGGTGATTCCGTTGAACCTTTCTCTGGCTATTCTCCAGTCTTCTGGACCTCAAATACTACGTTCATCGAGTCCCCATTGTCATGTGAAGAGGAATATTTATATGATAGTCGAATACATCTTCAGCCGCCCATTGTTAATCACATTTGCGACCACTCTCCTTTCATAGAAAATGAAGAGGTTTTGCGTATTCTGAACATCAATTCCAGTTACGATCTGGTTATTCCAGATCTTGCAGTATCTTCTGTCAACCCTAGGCAGGCAGAAGGTAGAATTTGGCAGTATGCTAGTGGGACTTTTGGGTTTGGGTTTCTTCGGAACAATTACATTATAGACATGAAGCATATTGTTTTGGATGGGCATCTACTTGATACAGCTGAATGTTGTAATTAA